One genomic window of Paenibacillus xylanilyticus includes the following:
- a CDS encoding DedA family protein — translation MELLEKIQHLFGSYGYSVLFFGLLLEFIALPFPGETTMAYAGYLSYKGQLDFGILAILAFLGTTIGMTITYFIGAKAGLPFIVRYGKWFLFKQDKLDKTQKWFAKYGNALIFIGYFIPGVRHFTGYFAGIAAVPFRKFALYAYSGALFWVVLFLGIGKVFGPQWSAVFHLAHQYAAYIVAGIGLLLIAAVLYRYRKAWGQRSIRKSAPIRQKQNAE, via the coding sequence TTGGAATTGCTTGAGAAGATCCAACATCTGTTCGGATCCTATGGATACAGCGTTTTGTTTTTTGGCTTATTGCTGGAATTTATCGCTCTTCCCTTCCCGGGAGAAACAACCATGGCTTACGCAGGATACCTGTCATACAAGGGTCAACTGGACTTCGGAATTCTTGCCATCCTTGCCTTTCTCGGAACAACCATCGGCATGACGATCACTTACTTCATTGGTGCCAAAGCCGGTCTGCCCTTCATTGTCCGTTACGGAAAGTGGTTTCTATTCAAACAGGACAAGCTGGATAAAACGCAAAAGTGGTTCGCCAAATACGGTAATGCTCTGATTTTCATCGGATATTTCATACCTGGTGTCCGGCATTTTACTGGATACTTCGCAGGTATAGCGGCAGTTCCTTTTCGCAAATTCGCTCTATATGCATACTCGGGTGCACTGTTCTGGGTCGTGTTATTTCTGGGCATTGGAAAAGTATTCGGTCCACAGTGGAGCGCGGTGTTCCATCTTGCACATCAGTATGCAGCCTATATCGTTGCAGGCATTGGATTGTTACTGATCGCTGCCGTGCTGTACCGCTATCGGAAAGCTTGGGGGCAACGCTCCATCCGCAAGTCTGCTCCAATCAGGCAAAAACAAAATGCAGAATGA
- a CDS encoding polysaccharide deacetylase, producing the protein MMQRPDFTMVEKAEQSVKARSIHKHGFPAWPSCLLRLAVIICVFASYAWTAFPSYAAGAEAAAPNKESSKDKVVYLSFDDGPGKHTREVLDILREEQVKATFFVLGEQAERYPELIQAAVEEGHALGNHTYNHHYDELYSDFKSFWKQVKQTEDIVNRITGFRPNLVRAPGGTYGHFDQNYFDLLQLGGYTVMDWNVDSGDSKRKGVPAKEILRNSTKVPAGTGSVILLMHDGGAHAETVKALPGIIKYYRDHGYRFDTMRAEDPPVQFRVHPEGKYKSRKAPGAEWVAEHVKFNRNLWLSGKELKVEIGLAAGTLKPGEFRVEDQRIMVPLRPFMKKFGGSIRWDVESRTATALWKDRVIQANSVSGELKSTSANRSNDRTIEGAVQSQGGTIWVPLRELLELMGLDVSSLQSNESEWIVKANMPLAAALNFYLYRTI; encoded by the coding sequence ATGATGCAGAGACCGGATTTCACAATGGTGGAAAAAGCAGAGCAATCCGTAAAAGCCAGATCCATACATAAGCATGGTTTTCCCGCATGGCCATCGTGTCTGCTTCGTCTTGCGGTAATAATATGCGTATTTGCTTCTTATGCCTGGACAGCATTTCCTTCTTACGCTGCTGGCGCAGAAGCTGCTGCACCTAACAAAGAGAGCAGTAAGGATAAGGTAGTCTATCTGAGTTTTGACGACGGACCAGGCAAGCATACCCGTGAAGTATTGGATATTTTGCGCGAGGAACAGGTAAAGGCTACATTTTTTGTCCTCGGAGAGCAGGCAGAACGTTACCCCGAGCTGATTCAGGCTGCTGTGGAAGAGGGACATGCACTTGGCAATCATACCTATAACCATCATTATGATGAACTGTATAGTGATTTTAAATCGTTCTGGAAACAGGTGAAGCAGACAGAAGACATCGTGAACCGGATCACCGGCTTCCGCCCCAACCTGGTACGTGCACCTGGCGGAACATATGGACATTTTGATCAAAACTATTTCGATCTGCTCCAGTTGGGCGGGTACACCGTGATGGATTGGAATGTCGACAGCGGTGATTCAAAGCGCAAGGGTGTGCCTGCCAAAGAGATTTTGCGCAATTCCACCAAGGTGCCTGCCGGTACCGGTTCAGTAATCTTGTTAATGCACGATGGTGGAGCTCATGCGGAGACGGTCAAGGCGTTACCCGGAATAATCAAATACTACCGGGATCACGGATATCGTTTTGACACCATGAGAGCGGAGGATCCACCTGTGCAATTCCGTGTTCATCCCGAAGGGAAATACAAATCTCGCAAGGCACCTGGCGCCGAGTGGGTGGCGGAGCATGTGAAATTCAATCGCAACCTGTGGTTATCCGGCAAGGAACTCAAGGTAGAGATTGGTCTTGCTGCGGGGACACTGAAGCCAGGGGAATTCCGCGTGGAAGATCAGCGAATTATGGTGCCATTAAGACCGTTTATGAAAAAGTTTGGCGGCAGCATTCGCTGGGACGTGGAATCCAGAACGGCGACTGCGCTATGGAAGGATAGAGTGATCCAGGCGAACAGCGTTAGCGGTGAACTGAAATCCACATCAGCGAATCGATCGAATGATAGAACGATAGAGGGAGCAGTGCAGAGTCAAGGGGGGACGATCTGGGTTCCACTGCGAGAACTGCTGGAATTAATGGGGCTGGATGTATCTTCGCTTCAGTCCAATGAATCCGAGTGGATCGTAAAGGCCAATATGCCTCTTGCGGCAGCGTTAAACTTCTACCTGTACAGAACAATATGA
- a CDS encoding AAA family ATPase: MSYIRMEHEHAVELLSRVIKRVESVIIGKKQEIQYVLTAMLGGGHVLLEDVPGTGKTMLVRAVASSLSCSMGRIQFTSDVMPADVTGTSMYHPHTSGFTFRPGPVMSNIVLADEINRASPRTQSALLEAMEERRITVDGTTHALPKPFFLLATQNPLQFEGTYRLPEAQLDRFLMRIGLGYPEPEQEVELLTRGQSRELLDELRPVVLAEEVSAMQREVRHVHVDSVVKQYLVAVTVATRNHPAVRLGISPRGTLAWMVATQAYAYLQGRSYVIPDDVKEVAQPVLAHRIGLKGQNRTEAFRGQEQVIQDALASVPVPVQMTAQGRGRRS, from the coding sequence ATGTCGTATATTCGAATGGAACATGAACATGCGGTCGAGCTGCTGAGCAGGGTGATCAAGCGGGTCGAGAGTGTAATTATAGGCAAAAAACAAGAGATTCAATATGTCCTTACTGCAATGCTAGGTGGGGGTCACGTGCTTCTGGAAGATGTACCGGGGACAGGAAAAACAATGCTGGTTCGGGCTGTCGCCTCATCATTGAGCTGTTCCATGGGTCGTATTCAATTCACTTCCGATGTTATGCCTGCAGATGTTACTGGGACATCCATGTACCACCCTCACACGAGTGGATTTACATTCCGGCCAGGTCCTGTCATGTCCAACATTGTACTGGCTGACGAGATTAATCGGGCATCGCCCCGGACCCAGTCAGCGCTGCTGGAAGCAATGGAAGAACGACGGATTACAGTGGATGGTACGACACATGCCTTGCCAAAGCCGTTCTTTTTGCTGGCAACGCAAAATCCGCTGCAGTTCGAGGGCACATATCGGTTACCTGAAGCGCAGCTGGATCGTTTTCTAATGCGAATAGGACTCGGTTACCCGGAGCCGGAACAGGAAGTCGAGCTGTTAACCAGAGGGCAGAGCAGAGAGCTGCTGGATGAACTTCGTCCAGTGGTGCTCGCGGAAGAAGTGAGTGCGATGCAGCGCGAAGTTAGACATGTGCACGTTGATTCCGTAGTCAAGCAGTACCTGGTTGCCGTGACAGTAGCTACGCGTAATCATCCGGCCGTGAGGCTCGGCATCAGTCCACGCGGAACACTGGCCTGGATGGTTGCGACGCAAGCATATGCCTATCTGCAGGGGCGAAGCTATGTCATTCCGGATGATGTCAAAGAGGTGGCTCAGCCTGTGCTTGCCCATCGAATCGGGTTGAAAGGGCAGAACAGGACGGAGGCATTCCGAGGTCAGGAACAAGTCATTCAGGATGCACTAGCATCGGTTCCCGTGCCTGTGCAAATGACAGCTCAGGGAAGGGGCCGGCGATCATGA
- a CDS encoding DUF58 domain-containing protein has protein sequence MTAPVQWLFHAVLAAAFACLYLWHGGKAALFLSITVSLILISGLVSHLLGPRRIRIRRQMNSERIMVGEMVRVQVEVEFECRIPLLWIMLCEDTPAGVHRKLLFPGMRRKFAYQYQMSGLRRGLYQWGSGQLYWGDVFGWNTVSAETVGGTSLAVVPSGSTFGDRESEAFAAIDEGSSANTKTSQGNRSPEFREYQPGDPLGRIHWKSTAKTGKLQTFLPEISESTSLGILLYEGKTGYERRVQGAKEHPAFERAINMAARWVFTAVRDDVPYQLWRTGVEAGPDKQPGWLSDLIHADHVNLSLDSLAQASISSADLSVSSLADTTMLDQWPAGTRIVVLTGRLDAVLTGWVLGAAELGHEIEVQLTETPMGEEQAKGNTVQGGPENPAEQWTEQLRLSGVRVSSVADQSMPFVGKAGVSDVGA, from the coding sequence ATGACCGCGCCTGTTCAATGGCTATTCCATGCAGTCTTGGCAGCAGCTTTTGCTTGTCTATATCTATGGCATGGAGGCAAGGCGGCGCTGTTTTTGTCCATTACCGTCTCTCTCATCCTGATTAGCGGTCTGGTCAGTCATCTATTGGGGCCGCGCCGTATTCGCATTCGCCGGCAAATGAATTCGGAACGAATAATGGTTGGGGAGATGGTGCGTGTTCAGGTGGAAGTGGAGTTCGAATGCCGAATTCCACTGCTTTGGATCATGCTCTGTGAGGATACACCCGCTGGAGTGCATCGAAAATTACTTTTTCCGGGAATGAGACGCAAGTTTGCTTACCAATATCAAATGTCCGGCTTGCGAAGAGGGTTGTATCAATGGGGCTCAGGCCAACTGTACTGGGGAGATGTATTCGGATGGAATACCGTCTCTGCGGAAACGGTGGGCGGGACATCTCTTGCTGTCGTTCCATCTGGATCAACATTCGGTGATCGTGAGTCTGAAGCATTTGCTGCTATAGATGAGGGGAGTTCGGCAAATACAAAAACCAGTCAAGGTAACCGAAGTCCCGAGTTCCGTGAGTATCAGCCAGGAGATCCCTTGGGACGCATTCATTGGAAAAGTACGGCCAAGACGGGCAAACTTCAAACCTTTTTGCCTGAAATATCGGAATCAACATCTTTGGGTATTCTGCTGTATGAAGGTAAGACTGGCTACGAACGACGAGTCCAGGGGGCGAAGGAGCATCCGGCGTTTGAACGTGCCATTAACATGGCTGCCCGATGGGTGTTTACAGCTGTTCGCGATGATGTTCCCTATCAACTCTGGAGGACAGGGGTAGAGGCTGGTCCGGATAAGCAGCCCGGTTGGTTAAGCGATCTCATCCATGCCGATCATGTAAATCTGTCACTGGACAGCTTGGCCCAGGCAAGTATATCAAGTGCTGACTTATCTGTTTCATCGCTGGCGGATACAACCATGCTGGATCAGTGGCCTGCGGGGACACGCATTGTTGTCCTTACGGGCAGACTGGATGCCGTGCTGACGGGATGGGTGCTGGGTGCTGCTGAGCTCGGACATGAAATAGAAGTGCAGTTAACCGAAACACCAATGGGTGAGGAACAAGCCAAAGGAAATACAGTTCAGGGAGGGCCTGAGAATCCGGCTGAGCAGTGGACGGAACAGCTTCGGCTTAGCGGGGTAAGAGTCAGCTCAGTTGCAGACCAATCCATGCCTTTCGTTGGAAAGGCGGGTGTCTCGGATGTGGGAGCGTAA